The Rhodocytophaga rosea genome has a segment encoding these proteins:
- the mltG gene encoding endolytic transglycosylase MltG has protein sequence MFKSKKLVAGIIIFVSVMLATLSFYFYQVAKAPNLQVDKEDRYLLIPTGATYQTVIDSLKSSKILHDELSFSFLAKLLDYQEAVKPGKYLIKKNMGNREALQMLRAGRQTPVKLTFNNIRLKNELAFKLCRYLEADSLQFKALLNTTPVVTQYGFDTTTIMCMFLPNTYEFFWNTSAQQLLDRMNREYTKFWTEERKQKAASINFTPIQVSILASIVEAEQARKNDEKPRVAGLYINRLKENMPLQADPTLVFALKNFSLKRILKGHMQLESPYNTYKYTGLPPGPINLPTLASINAVLNYEKHDYLYMCAKEDFSGYHNFADNFEDHLKNARLYQKALNAANIR, from the coding sequence ATGTTCAAATCTAAAAAGCTTGTTGCCGGTATTATAATTTTTGTATCTGTTATGCTGGCTACACTCTCCTTTTACTTTTATCAGGTGGCCAAAGCCCCCAATCTTCAGGTAGATAAAGAAGACCGTTATCTGCTTATTCCGACCGGTGCCACTTATCAAACAGTAATCGATTCGCTCAAAAGCAGCAAAATACTTCATGATGAGTTGTCTTTCAGTTTCCTTGCCAAGTTGCTCGATTACCAGGAAGCTGTAAAACCAGGCAAGTATCTGATTAAGAAAAATATGGGTAACCGGGAGGCTTTGCAGATGTTAAGGGCAGGCCGGCAAACTCCTGTCAAATTAACCTTTAATAATATCCGGCTTAAAAATGAACTGGCTTTTAAATTGTGCCGATATCTGGAAGCTGATTCCCTGCAATTTAAAGCCCTGCTCAACACTACACCGGTCGTTACTCAATATGGTTTTGATACAACCACGATCATGTGTATGTTCTTACCAAACACCTATGAGTTTTTCTGGAATACCTCTGCTCAGCAACTACTGGACAGGATGAACCGGGAATATACCAAATTCTGGACGGAAGAACGCAAACAAAAAGCGGCTTCTATTAATTTTACCCCTATTCAGGTGTCTATTCTGGCCTCTATCGTAGAAGCAGAACAAGCCCGTAAAAACGATGAAAAGCCAAGAGTAGCTGGTTTATATATTAACCGCCTGAAAGAAAATATGCCTTTACAGGCAGATCCCACACTGGTTTTTGCGTTGAAAAATTTTTCACTGAAACGGATTTTAAAAGGTCATATGCAATTAGAATCCCCCTATAACACGTATAAATATACCGGCTTACCTCCCGGACCAATTAACCTGCCGACACTTGCTTCAATTAATGCTGTTCTTAATTATGAAAAGCATGATTATTTATATATGTGTGCCAAAGAAGATTTCTCTGGCTATCACAACTTTGCTGACAATTTTGAAGACCATTTGAAAAATGCCCGTCTGTATCAAAAAGCTTTAAATGCCGCCAATATCAGGTAA
- a CDS encoding acyl-CoA thioesterase, translating to MYSHAVQIRVCYADTDQMGYVYYGNYARYYEIARVESLRNLGFSYKELEASGIMMPVYENYSKYLQPARYDDLLTVKVYVKTVPKVRMVFEYEIYNENNTLLNTGVTTLVFINQKTQKPCAVPQRLSRELEPFFS from the coding sequence ATGTATTCACATGCGGTGCAAATTAGGGTATGTTATGCCGATACCGATCAGATGGGATACGTTTATTATGGAAACTATGCCAGGTATTATGAAATTGCCAGGGTAGAATCTCTGCGGAATCTGGGTTTTAGTTACAAAGAACTGGAAGCTTCAGGAATTATGATGCCAGTCTATGAAAACTACTCAAAATATTTGCAACCAGCCAGGTACGACGACCTGTTGACAGTAAAAGTATATGTAAAAACGGTTCCAAAAGTGAGGATGGTTTTTGAATATGAGATTTACAATGAGAACAATACCTTACTGAATACAGGCGTTACCACTCTGGTATTCATTAACCAGAAAACACAAAAGCCTTGTGCCGTTCCACAAAGGCTTTCCCGTGAATTGGAGCCTTTCTTTTCCTGA
- a CDS encoding YihY/virulence factor BrkB family protein encodes MRQRIEKTIFQSAIYRKLKHRSDTTYLWNKKISLSSVLQILLRKIQKDELDSRANAVAFNLTLSVFPAIIFLFTLIPYIPIHDLDKQIMEFLGQVLPRGIYEEAAETILDIVSRPRANLLSLGFILTLYVATNGMIALMDAFNRSYRTGEGRGFLKKRLIAAALTFIIAIVLIIAIVILISGNIILNWLLEHKLLTDALTYYSISFLQYFVVFFVFFVAISCIYYLAPTITRRWQFFSIGSIIAAILCILVTHLFSFYINNFASYNRLYGSIGTLIGLMLWFYLLSLILILGFEINASIDEARQATIAESLDTTPGTLPR; translated from the coding sequence ATGCGCCAGCGGATAGAGAAAACCATTTTTCAGTCAGCCATATACCGGAAGCTGAAACACCGCTCTGATACTACCTATCTGTGGAATAAAAAAATCTCTTTATCGTCTGTTCTACAAATTTTGCTGCGGAAGATTCAAAAAGACGAACTCGATTCCCGTGCCAATGCAGTAGCCTTTAATTTGACGCTATCTGTTTTTCCGGCCATTATATTTTTGTTTACTCTCATTCCTTATATTCCCATACATGATCTAGACAAGCAAATTATGGAATTTCTGGGACAAGTACTTCCCAGAGGAATTTATGAGGAGGCAGCCGAAACCATTTTAGATATTGTAAGCCGTCCCAGAGCCAATCTGCTTTCTTTAGGTTTTATTCTTACTTTATATGTTGCTACCAATGGCATGATTGCGTTAATGGATGCCTTTAACCGCAGTTACAGAACCGGAGAAGGAAGAGGGTTTCTTAAAAAAAGGTTAATTGCAGCGGCTCTCACGTTTATCATTGCCATTGTATTGATTATTGCCATTGTGATTCTGATTTCTGGTAATATTATCCTGAACTGGCTGCTGGAGCACAAACTATTAACTGATGCCCTGACCTATTATTCTATTTCTTTTCTCCAGTATTTTGTCGTCTTTTTCGTTTTTTTTGTAGCTATTTCTTGCATTTACTACCTGGCTCCAACTATTACAAGGAGGTGGCAATTCTTCTCAATTGGCTCTATAATCGCAGCCATTCTATGTATTTTAGTCACTCACTTATTTTCCTTTTATATCAATAATTTCGCTTCCTACAACCGTTTGTATGGTTCCATTGGAACGCTCATCGGACTTATGCTTTGGTTCTATTTACTTTCTTTAATTCTGATTTTAGGATTTGAAATCAACGCGAGTATTGATGAGGCTCGCCAGGCCACTATCGCCGAATCGCTAGATACAACTCCAGGCACACTTCCCAGATAA
- a CDS encoding transposase: MRAIVEAILWYLRIGSQWRNLPEGFPKWESVYYQT; this comes from the coding sequence TTGAGAGCGATTGTAGAGGCTATTCTATGGTATCTACGCATCGGCAGCCAATGGAGAAATCTGCCTGAGGGTTTTCCTAAGTGGGAAAGTGTATATTATCAGACCTGA
- a CDS encoding transposase, giving the protein MNKLERKRVGKQETPSMVIIDSQSIKTAPFISENKGMYPNGMVSSYGNKKVNGRKRHILTDTLGLV; this is encoded by the coding sequence TTGAATAAATTAGAACGCAAAAGAGTAGGAAAACAAGAGACACCCAGTATGGTTATCATTGATTCTCAATCAATTAAAACAGCTCCTTTCATCTCTGAAAACAAGGGTATGTACCCCAATGGAATGGTCAGCTCCTATGGTAACAAAAAAGTCAATGGCAGAAAAAGGCATATCCTGACAGACACTTTAGGCTTAGTATAG
- a CDS encoding transposase produces the protein MAEKIVEPLQGYLHRMQKILADQAYKQVFTDWVYENILGVEVEISSPPACSQGFVPVKWRWIGERTFATFNFARRLDKDHEKTTDSSQAWILWQNCQLTLNRFT, from the coding sequence ATGGCAGAGAAGATAGTAGAACCCCTGCAAGGCTATTTACACCGGATGCAAAAGATTTTAGCAGATCAGGCTTACAAACAAGTCTTCACCGATTGGGTCTATGAGAATATATTAGGGGTAGAAGTAGAAATTTCTTCTCCTCCTGCTTGTTCACAAGGATTTGTCCCTGTCAAATGGAGATGGATAGGAGAACGTACTTTCGCCACCTTTAATTTTGCTAGAAGATTGGATAAAGATCATGAAAAAACCACAGATAGTTCCCAGGCTTGGATTCTTTGGCAGAATTGCCAGTTAACTCTGAATCGTTTTACTTGA
- a CDS encoding NHL repeat-containing protein has protein sequence MTYTRRHFLKGSIALAGSALTTPDFNFYIKKGKPVLANEVLGHNGFTYRINKDWGKLDSSKTPVNNCHEMVLDSKGRLIMVTDEPKNNIIIYDKSGKLLKTWGTEYPGGHGLSIFNEGGEDMLFISDPNIGRVDKTTSEGKILMTLKTPHELGIYKKEDPYKPTETAISANGDIYVADGYGSQYIIQYDAKGNYKRHFGGKGDEDTQFSTAHGVCIDNRDKNNPTLLCTSRAHNSFKRFTLDGKYLSTIFLPGAFVCRAVINGENIYSGVCWSRLKYLNQTPNSGFVTILDKSNKVISNPGGTKPVYDKGELQLMVQKEPLFMHCHDVCIDEDKNIYVCQWNANKTYPIKLERV, from the coding sequence ATGACATATACACGCCGCCACTTTCTCAAAGGATCTATAGCTTTAGCAGGAAGTGCGCTTACTACACCTGACTTTAATTTTTACATTAAAAAAGGCAAGCCTGTTTTAGCAAATGAAGTGCTTGGCCATAATGGCTTTACCTACCGGATCAATAAAGACTGGGGGAAACTGGATTCCTCGAAAACTCCTGTAAATAATTGTCATGAAATGGTACTGGATTCTAAAGGCCGGTTGATTATGGTGACCGATGAACCCAAAAATAATATTATTATTTATGATAAATCCGGTAAACTATTAAAAACCTGGGGTACCGAGTATCCTGGCGGACACGGCTTAAGTATTTTTAATGAAGGAGGGGAGGATATGCTGTTTATCAGTGATCCCAATATTGGACGGGTTGATAAAACTACTTCTGAAGGTAAAATACTGATGACGTTGAAAACACCCCATGAATTAGGCATTTACAAAAAAGAAGATCCTTATAAACCTACCGAAACGGCTATATCCGCAAATGGAGATATTTATGTAGCTGATGGATACGGTTCGCAGTACATCATTCAATACGATGCAAAAGGAAATTATAAACGGCATTTTGGAGGCAAAGGGGATGAAGATACCCAGTTTTCTACGGCACATGGAGTATGTATAGATAACCGGGATAAAAACAATCCAACTTTACTGTGTACTTCCCGGGCGCATAATTCCTTCAAACGCTTTACCCTGGATGGTAAATACTTATCAACGATTTTCTTACCTGGAGCTTTTGTATGCCGGGCTGTAATTAATGGGGAAAATATTTATTCCGGGGTTTGCTGGTCAAGGTTAAAGTATTTGAATCAGACACCCAATTCAGGCTTTGTGACCATTCTGGATAAAAGCAATAAAGTAATTTCTAACCCAGGCGGAACCAAACCTGTGTATGACAAAGGTGAATTACAACTAATGGTTCAGAAAGAGCCCTTGTTTATGCACTGTCATGATGTGTGTATTGACGAAGACAAAAATATCTATGTGTGCCAGTGGAATGCCAATAAAACCTATCCTATTAAACTAGAGAGAGTATAG